The DNA region CAAAACCAGAACACATGAAGTATTAAATGTGGCCTTTTCAGGATTTTTACAGTAGTTTATGTCGTGCATGTTTCTCCAACAGTTTTTAAACACTCCAAAAAATGATTGAAATGAACACGTCATGGTGCTTAAATGCATTCAGTGTATTAAGGATGTATAACATCACTCAAAGGTGATTTCTGGCCACTGTGCAGTTTCTTCTCATgtaccttgttttttttttttttttttttagaaaatgtatcagattttttaaatcatGTAACAGTAGCAGATttgtaataaaaaacaaactgcattttgctacatgtgtctgtgtttgactCATCTtgtaatgtactgtacatgaaaGCATTTGCTTTACCTCAGATGCCTTTGTTCATACTCTATATCCATAAACAAAAGCTGATCGTCAAAACAACCAGAATGATATTGGGGGTATGGCCTTCAGTACTGACTATGAAGTGGCGCTTTCAATATAAGCTCATGGCTAGTGACTCCCACTCCAAGGATCACTCAGTCTTAAAATATTACTGTAAGCCTGCAGGAGCAGGTGTTAGGGATGTTGATGGGTAATCAGGTGTGTAGATTCGCCACTCTCATTCTGCTGACTCTGAACTTGGAGGATTAGTTGGCGAGCCGGGAGAGAGTTTGTCCATCTCAGTGAATCTGAGTGCACATTCTCTTCCACTTTTCTTTCGGGCTCCCCTGTGTTTTCTCCCTGCAATTGGGATAAAGCCGTGCTTTTGTAGGTCCGCAATGAACCAGAAGGTCGTCCTCATCACTGGCTGCTCCTCAGGAATTGGCTTAGCGCTAGCAGTGCGCATTGCCAAGGATGAGAAGAAGAGATTCATGGGTAAGATGCCAATCTATAAAAATGCCAAAACTGGACTCACCTTGGATTTAAGAACTCGTTGCACACCCGTAAGTGGAGGACAAAGTATAATTTGCAAGTATGTTAGTTATAcatagggcttcggacttgtaaccggacggttgccggttcgaaccccccACCATTAGgaaaggctgaagtgcccttgagcaaggcatctaactcctcactgctccccgagcgccgttgtagcaggcagctcactgcatcgggattagtgtgtgcttcacctcactgtgtgttcactgtgtgctgagtgtgtttcactaattcacggattgggataaatgcagagaccaaatttccctcacgggatcaaaagagtatacttatacttgtatACATGCTGAAAATGATGGTTCCTTTCCTGAAAAAGATAATTTGCAGTGACTTAGTGGCCAACACTGTGGATTAACTGGTGGAGATAAATATTGAAATCTTTAttcttgttattgttgttgttgttaatattattattagttatacTGCAGGTTATGATAATACATTATGTTTACACTTACATAATATTGTTTATCACTCTCAATGCTCACTGAAACTTTATGAAGTATCTGAATGTTTGTTGCTCACCAAATATCAGTTTTATGAGGGCTTATGCTTTGTGTCTTTCAGTCTATGCCACCATGAGGAACCTTGCCAAAGGCGAGGCCCTGGTAGAGGCTGCGGGTAAGACCCTGGGACGAACCCTGGAGATCAAACAGCTGGACGTGTGTAACGAGGAGTCCATCAAGGCCTGTGTGGACAGTCTCCCAGACCGCAGAGTGGACATCCTCAGTAAGGCTGACACCGTTTCTGAAGGCATCAGTGTAGCTTgtctatgacagtgatgatgatcTGTCATCCATGGCCTCAAGCTGGGAtagccaattcaattcaataaaaAAATTCTGCAGAATTCTGAAGAGCTGTATAATTGTATTATATatttaatgtcatattttatGTTCAATTGTGTATTTCATTAGCCTCTGTCAGATGTTTACAACTGATTGTGATTGTGACTGAAATGGATGATTCCCTTCTGCAGTAAGCAATGCAGGGATGGGCCTTATTGGGCCGATCGAGTGCCAAACTATAGACGAGATGAGAAACGTCATGGACACCAACTTCTTCGGTTTGATTCGACTCCTCAAAGAACTTCTGCCAGacatgaagaggaggaagaaaggccATATTGTAGTCATAAGCAGTGTCATGGGAATCCAAGGTAAAAGCGCAGATATGACATCACATGTCATGACATTCAAACTAAAAGGGGGGCAGATTTTATTCTACATAAGAACAAATATGTATTTAATTAGATCAATTTAATTTTACACATACTCAACTCACCCAGTTATATTCACTTATACTTAGGCTCTTAATCATCACATACTAAAGGTTTCCTTAGTTTATGCCAGAGTTACAGTAATTGAATTTTCAAAATGGCACTCAAACAATTATGGCAGACCGTCAGAACGTTGGAACACAGTGGAATGCCAAGATCTGAAGAGTTGAAAAGGTTTGTGTGTAAGGTGCCACCATTTAATGCATGTATGTCTTTTTACTCTAGGAATTTTGTTCAATGATGTCTATGCTGCATCCAAATTTGCTTGTGAAGGGTTCTGTGAGAGTCTTGCGGTTCAAGCCCTGAGATTTAACCTGAAGTAAGTAGTCACACACCAGAATAGACACTTCACAGTATTTCTATTCCATGGTCACTGTGATACAGAACTACTGAATCATGGGAAATTATGCTGCATagaataaaaatgaaaacaggaaTAGCACAAAGGAAGAGAAATGGGTACATCATCATCTTAGATCAGGATTGATGTTATTGTGAATCAGATCAGGATTGATATTATTGTGAATCAGAACAGGGTTGATATTATTGTGAATCAGATCAGGATTGATATTATCGTGAATTATCTGATGTTCTGCGGTACATTCTCTAAATACAATACAAACACTATGGCCATGGACTTTTTAAGCACATTACACAATGTATATCAGCATTGTATAGGCATATCAACAAGTTAGGGAAAGTTTGGCAAGGAGGACCATTGTACGAGATGGTGTAGTCCATCCAGACTACCATGCAAAGATACCTGTGTCCTACTTGTCATTATGAAAAACATCTGTGGCAGAAGGCTGCCACATCCCTCCCCTCCTTTGATGAAATAAACTATACTGGGACATAAAATCCCCTGTCTTCCTTGTGCAGCCACTAAAGGCTATTGCCAACGGGACATCACACCCTGCCATCAAGtaggatttatgtgtgtgtgtgccctcataGTTACTAATACGATATATAGCTTATGGGTAAATTCCTCATTCATTATGGATTTCCTCTCAGGATTTGCCATTAAACCTCTCCTTCTGTTCCAAAAAAGGCTTAAGGAAAAATGGCAGGTCATGCGGTTTTAATATCTAGTAGTGAGTATTGTAGTGCACACTGGAACATCTGACAAGCAGAGAGAGGTGTCTGTACTGTTATTGCAAATAGTGTTAGAGTGACAACACCTTTAAAGAAAATAGCTAATCAATGTTTTTCTCTGGTGCAGTATTACACTCATTGAGCCCGGCCCGGTCATCACTGAATTTGAACGTAAGGTCTACGAGGAAGGCGTGAAGATAGACCTTTCAAAAGCCGACAAGGTGACGGCTGACATGTTCACCAACATTTACATGAAAAACTATGGCCAGATCTTTGAGAGCCTTGGCCAGACACCTGAGGATGTAGCAGAGGTATgcatattttaacattttaaatctAAGGAATGCATGTACCGGTATgcttatacagtatattacaacTGCAGCATGCTCACTGTGTTTCTGCCattcccagcacacacacaaaatcatcaCAATGGACAACCCGCCCTTCCGCCATCAGACAAACACTCTGTACACCCCAATGACCACTCTAAAGTACGCTGACCCAGAAGGAGATCTGCCCATTGACACCTTCTACAAGATGGTGTTCGAGCATGACAAGGTGTTCAATGCCAGCCTCAACTTTCTCAAGCTACTGCGCTGGAGAAGTCGCAAGAGCTTCAGtctggagaaagaggagaaaaaatccTAATCAGCCACCTACATACTCTATGCTACATTTACATTTGCCTTTATTCATTTGGCGGAGGCATTTGTCTAAAGCGACTTACAGCAGTGGAATAACATTTGAACTTTTAATCATATTTAGATTTAAGCCACAGAGCTGCAGTACAACAATAGAATAAATTTAAGCTattaacatttaagcattttaagATTTAAACTTTTTAAACTACAGGGCTACAGCTACAGCATTAGAATAACGTTTAAGCACAGTGCAGAGAAAAATATAGCTAGGAGTTATCGCTGTATCTGTCAATACTAGTGCTAGAGGATAGGAGTGTCTATTAAGTACCAGTAGAAGTATGGAGGAGAAGTGGTAGAAGAGGAtatagagaagaagagagagagaagtggagtggGAGGAGGGATGAGTGTGTATtaggtgtgtgaggagagaaggTATTCTTGGGAGAGTTGTGTCTTCAAGAGCtttttgaagatagagagggatgccCCTGCTCTGATGGAGCTTGGCAGATTTTTCCACCATCGGGGGACCACAGATGAAAAAAGTCTGGATTGCCGTGAAAGTGGGGGCGGCAGTGGCAGAGTGGAGGAGCGCAGGGGCCGAGGGGTAACTTAAGCTTTTATGAGAGCACTTAAGTGGGTGCAGACCCAACAATCACTTTGTTTGCAAGTATTactgacttgaatttgatgcaggCGGCTAAGGGAAGCCAGTGGAGCTCAGTGAACAATGTCTGCTTGTTTGTTCTGTACAGAGGTCTGTGTTCCTTAGTTATTCTTTGTAAGTTGACATTTTATATTTCTCCTTGTTTTTTGATTGAACTCCATGAggaaacgagaaaagaaaccatCA from Alosa alosa isolate M-15738 ecotype Scorff River chromosome 9, AALO_Geno_1.1, whole genome shotgun sequence includes:
- the zgc:109982 gene encoding retinol dehydrogenase 8, yielding MNQKVVLITGCSSGIGLALAVRIAKDEKKRFMVYATMRNLAKGEALVEAAGKTLGRTLEIKQLDVCNEESIKACVDSLPDRRVDILISNAGMGLIGPIECQTIDEMRNVMDTNFFGLIRLLKELLPDMKRRKKGHIVVISSVMGIQGILFNDVYAASKFACEGFCESLAVQALRFNLNITLIEPGPVITEFERKVYEEGVKIDLSKADKVTADMFTNIYMKNYGQIFESLGQTPEDVAEHTHKIITMDNPPFRHQTNTLYTPMTTLKYADPEGDLPIDTFYKMVFEHDKVFNASLNFLKLLRWRSRKSFSLEKEEKKS